ttctgctctaggggtgcatcagggggcttcaaatggcacatggtgtaaataaaccagtccagcaaaacctgccttccaaaaaccatacggcgcacctttcactctacgccccgctgtgtgcccgtacagtagtttacggccacatatggggtgtttctgtaaacggcagagtcagggcaataaagatacagtcttgtttggatgttaacccttgctttgttagtgtaaaaaattggttaaaatggaaaattaggcaaaaaaatgaaattctcaaatttcatccccatttgccaatactcctgtgcaacacctaaagggttaacaaagtttgtaaaatcagttttgaataccttgaggggtgtagtttatagaatagggtcatttttgggtggtttctattatgtaagcctcgcaaagtgacttcaaacctgtagtggtccctaaaaattggatttctgaaaaatttcaagatttgcttctaaacttctaagccttgtaacatccctaaaaaataaaatatcattcccaaaataattcaaacatgaagtacacatatggggaatgtaaagtcatcacaatttttgggggtattactatgtattacagaagtagagaaactgaaactttgaaatttgcaaatttttccaaatttggggtaaatttggtatttttttatgcaaaaaaaattaattttgggacttaatttttccagtgtcatgaagtacaatatgtgacgaaaaaacaatctcagaacggcctggataagtcaaagtgttttaacgttatcagcacttaaagtgacactggtcagatttgcaaaaaatgacctggtccttaaggtgaaataaggctgtgtcttgaaggggttaaaggggaaatattagatttactgTTATGGttagacagtgacatactagatgtattatttgaatttgcgatctccattcattatttttttcaatgcaaaatattggcaatataattctTAGGTATgcgcatgtgcaaatgcactatacagtgcccaaatgcactataaagaaagcatattggtatataacaccccgtttcaatcagttttttggggggacgactggtatatcacaccagtagaaatgatttgtcccaataacgcttgtccctctatatacctgcagtatcgcagcagaaccgcacacaactgccgcacaatacaaatgcactataatatactttctaacatagagagTATATTAtcacattgtacaaggaaggtagtccattagaatatacataaagataaaacgtaacctttaataatgttactatgagggtccattcacacgtccataagtgttttgcggatccgcaaaacacggacaccggcaatgtgcattctgcaatttgcggaccgcacgtcgctggcactataatagaaaatgcctaatcttgtctgcaattgcggacaagaataggacatgtatttttttgcagaaatggaagcacggatgtggaagtgcggatccgcaaatgcggatgcggacagcacattccgtccccattgaaaatgaatgggtctgcacccgttccccaaaattgcggaacggatgcagaaccattttgcggacgtgtgaatggaaaagatatccctcaaaatgaaaataaattaaattattaaagttaagcaaaaagcatagatgtggtaggtaaTAACAAGTACTCGgctgcactaaatcaggtgctcggcagcaccaaatcagaaaccatatgtcctacaacAATCTGAGGggctccagtgcacatccatgaatcccggagggaaagcaaaaaacatccatccctgggctagatgataatGTGGTATTGAAAGACAGGGTGGGCATAGAACTGTTCCTGATATTGcccaacgggggggggggggggggtgctattctggccctgatagcctaaccacggaccacccaccctgataagagcgacccgtcCGGaaacttaccctatataaaaatggccctagtaagcccctagcccccagGCCCCTGACTTcgaggtgatcactatatagatccaggtgtttttgactcattataaaagtatattataagtatatcgcacccctctgtgtatcacacctatcgatagcagacctataccagtccttaaaaggacttttgtggccctattagctagcaatttgtgtccctaacagtctgtcccagctccacacagcaacctctccctacactggcaaaacactgaatgtaaaatggcggtgaGATCAGGTTTAttcataaggtagggggtatgtccatgtgctgaaatgtctcaattggctgtcctgtaccacctgatagatgtgtcatgggtcaaagttcttcacaatgtaaaagaatatggtgggcacaAATAattccatatgttcacatgttcggtgaatcacgaacacgcaaagttcaacgcaaaacgaccgccgggcgaaccgcaaggccatctctacactgCACTATTGTGCAATAAATTTAAATATTAATAAGTCACTTCCTTGTGgtcttatagaacttgctctttcgGATCGAATAACATTGCCAGTAGTGTTTCAGAGGATTTtaggtcccatataaataacttgTGTTACGGTGTTAAATTTGGGTTGGGAGAATatctgagtataggcccctattgccttatagtattggtggtggcagctattgtgatagaaaatattggggtgttaAAATCTAGGGAAGTAAGTTAGCATAAATCCGTCATCTAGATAGAATAGGTGGGTAGGAATTTCTGTGGTAACttgatgagctcactagtataattcaccTCAGTGACGTGACCTATTGTGTAGGGATTGTGACAGATTGGTGCCAGCGATGGGATAGTGTTCTTGTTTTTTACACTGTTAAAGACATTAAGTGTTTAAGTGGTTTAATAAATTAACCCTTACACGTAAGGGCTGGAGTATCCTTGAGAAGGATACGACAGTTCACAAGGAAGGACTCAGTGCCTACCATTTGTCAGGTAATGTACATACGTGCAGAACAgaaacccccccacccccttttcTTTCCTgtcttttatttgaaaaaaaaaaaaaaaacgctgctagGATGGCAGATATGTATAGATACAGGACTAAAGCTGAACTGCTGGTCGTCTGTGCAGAGAGACGGCTGGACACAACAAACCAGACCAAAGTGGAGCCGATACAAGCATTAATGGCGCTTGAAACACAGTCCCATCGTTCTGTGGAACCAGAGCAGGGACCTTTAGCCTCTGAGGAACAGACAGAAGAGCCTATTCAGGAATTGGCTGGGCAGGAGATTACCAGTGATCAAAGCGGTATGGAATCTTCTCTTCCTCTAATTCTCCAGCAGATTGGTGCCTTTGATCCTAATCTGAGGGCACAGCTGTGGTTGCAAGAGCGCCAAGCAGAGCGAGAAGCTTCAGAGCGCCAAGCAGAGCGAGAAGCTGCAGAACGCTGAGCGGATCGAGAGTTTGCAGAACGCCAGGCAGAGTGGGAATACCAGCTAAGGTTGACACAAATGCAGCTAAAAAGTGCTTCGTCATCACTCCAGGGTGAGTCCACGGACACTATATCCCTTAAACCTCGTCTAGATCGCTTACCGGTCATGGAGAAAGACAGTGATCTGGATATTTTCCTCAAAAGTTTTGAAAAGGTCTGCAGGCAATTCCAGCTACCCCCTGCAGAATGGGCTAAGTACCTCACTCCAGGACTAAGAGGCAAAGCACTAGAAGTGTTTGCAGCATTGCCCACGACTATGGATCAAGATTATGAGGCTATTAAAAAGGCCTTAATCCAATGGTTTAACCTCACCCCGGAGGTATACCGAAAACAGTTTAGGACTTTTCAGCGCACAGGTACTGACAGCTACTCAGACCTGGGAACCATTTCAGGCAGTGGACCCAGGGATGGGGTGTTACCACTTTGGAAGACCTGGAGGATCTGATGCATCTGGACCAGTTCCTTCACACCTGTTCTATGGAAATGAGACAGTTTATTCTGGAACGTGAGCCTAGGACCCTGGATAAAGCTGCCCAGTTTGCAGATATATACGCTGCCAGTCGAGGGCCAGAGTCATGGAAACCTGCTGTGCCAGGTTGGAAGGGGGAACAACCCCCTGTTAACACTTTTACCCCTACTCGCAGATCTCTAGGAGTTACCCCTGCCCAAGTTACCAGGCCTGCTGTGGATAACGGCAGGTGTTATGTGTGCAACCAAGTCGGGCATATCAGCACTGCTTGCACAGAAAAGTGGAAAACCACCCCTTTGCCCAAACCATCTATTTCATCCCCAGCCATTTTGTTTGTGGGTGGGAAACAGAGGGCATCTTGTGACAATTTACACGCGGTCACTGTGGGCAACACAGTCACCATGGGACTGAGGGACACAGGTTCCGAGATGACCCTTGTGCACCCAGAGCTTGTCAACTCAGAAGACCTTATTCCCGGAAGAACTCTAACCGTTGCTGGAGTTGGAGGTCTAATCCCTGCTTTACCCATGGCCCGAGTTTACCTGGATTGGGGGGCGGGAAGAGGAATGATGGAAGTGGGGGTAACAGATAAGATTCCCACTAATGTGCTAGTAGGAACTGATCTTGGACGTTTAGTCTCAAGGTATATTCCCTCAGACATTGAGGAGGACACCGGCGAGCGTGCAGCCCCATGTGAGTTGGCGCCAGTTGCATATGGTGATATTGAAACCAAGCCTACTATGAAATGTGATAACTCTGTGTTTACCAATGTGTTAGAATTTCATAATGATACTGTGCCTAATGATAACCTGAACGTAGTAACCAATGCATTAGGTGAAATTTGCATAACTAACAATAATGTAGAAGTTGATATGTGTTCATCAAACGATAATGTCTTGTGTAGCAGTTTAGTGGCAGGAAATGTCATAAAGATGCATGAAGTTCCTGTCACATCCACATCCACCCTCCTGCACCGAGAGGGGGAGAAGGATGTGTCCATTTGTTATGAAACCCGTAGTCAGAGTGCCTAAGGAGCGAACTGGCAGTCCACAGCCAGGGGCTGGGATTAGTCAGAATGTGGTGTTATCCATGAGCACAGAAGCAGACCGTCGCTTGTTTCAGACTGCCCTACATACTGATGACAGTCTGAAGAAGCTGCGGGAGATGGCTGGTCGGACCCCTGAGGGGGAAGACAAAGAAATCATAACCTGGGACCAAGGGAGGCTGTATGGGCAAAGTATTCCCACTGGCCCCCAGCAGCATATCTTTAAAGATAGGCAACTAGTGGTACCTCGGTAGTTCCGGGAGCAACTCCTACGGATTGCCCACGAGATACCACTAGCTGGTCACCTAGGGATAAGTAAAACAAAAAGCCGCTTAAAACATTACTTTTACTGGCCTGGTTTGGGGAATGATGTGGCAGATTACTGCCGTTACTGTATTGTGTGTCAAAGGATGGGGAAGGCAAGACCTGTGCATCGTGCCCCCCTCATCCCTTTGCCCATCATTAAGGAACCTTTCCAGAGGATTGCTGTGGATATTGTGGGGCCCTTGGCTGTACCCAGCAGCTCGGGAAAATGCTTTATCTTGACGGTAGTGGATTATGCCACACATTACCCAGAGGCCGTCTCTTTATCGTCTGTCAGGGCTGACAAAGTGGCAGATGCACTTCTCACCATCTTTTCCCATGTAGGATTCCCCAGAGAGATGCTCACGGAACAGGGGAGCCAGTTTATGTCCAATCTTATGCAGAGCCTCTGTAAGAAAATACAGGTGCAACACCTGGTAGCGAGTCTGTATCATCTGCAGACAAATAGTCTCTGCAAGCAATTTAACGGGACCCTCAAGCAGATGCTCAAAATGCTTGTGGATACCCATGGGCGAGACTGGGAGCGTTATCTACTGCACCTGCTATTTACCTACAGAGAGGTACCTCAGGCCTCAACAGATTTCTCACCCTTTGAGCCCCTGTATGGGAGGAGGGTACGGGGGCCCCTGGATCTCCTGAAGGAATCATGGGAGGGAGAATTGGTTTCACCCGAAGTCTCTGTAATCGACTATGTCCTAAAATTAAGGGAAATAATGCAGGAACTGACTGGTATTGTACATGAGAACATGGTTCAGGCACAGGAGCATCAAAAGAGGTGGTATGATAGAAATGCCAGGGAGAGGATGTACGAGGTGGGTCAGAAGGTATGGGTACTGGTCCCTATAACCCAGAAGAAAATTCCAAGCGGCATGGGAAGGCCCGTATCCCATTCAtcaatgcttaaagggaacctgtcatgtggatatttgattataatctaactaattatatacaatcatgaactactaaaaagtgccttagatatattcacttactggtgtgacagatggttacctcataatatacacacaaagatgccgcatgccgcatgctaatgagctgattcgagtccggcgtgatgtcattgagtccagcgtatatttaattcagagctatagccactcccctgcccacctgctgctgattcctatggaaacaaactgtcattcagcagcaggtggacggggagagtcaggagcatcattatcagctggagcttttcaatacaagatgttggcagattgactgggtcaattaaagaaagtgacccagcattttgctaagataatcagtcacttattaatgttgcccttagttaggacaccataaaactggtgacaggttccctttaaatgatgtGAACTATATTTTCACGATTGATCATGTTTCGCAAGAAGCACATAGTCTTTCATGTGAATATGATCAAGGTGCATCTATTAAGCAAATGCAAATGGTGCCTCTAGATTCCAGCCCGTCTGAAGACTAGGTGAGAAACTCCACATTCTCAAAGGAAGCCCCCATTTAGCACAGGCCTACTAATTGAAAACCATTTGGGAATTCTAATGAAGACCTGGGAGGGGGATACTTAAAATGCACAGCCACCCTAGACATGTTGACTGCTAGACCAGTGGTTGGTCTAACCCATTCAGCAGatgaatgaaataatatcagaagccataactccAACCTCATGGCACCCACAGCCTCAAAACACTAataattgtgttcagcctgacatgggCTTTGGGCAGAGTCTATGCTCGCCATACTGGACAGGAGGCATTTCtctgtattcaggatctggcCTTCTGGAATTCATAACCTAATcatatttggtgtctgtatgaccggGACGAAGTGACTCAGATTATGGGATCATACCTGTACCCGCAGTCCCTGTCATATAGCGAGGAATCACCGTGATTTATACTGCCACATCAGTCAGTCTTCTGGGAAGGTGGGGCAGAAACCTGAATAATATCAGACGTCCTAGAAGGCCGGAATGAAAGGAGGGAGGTTCCCTCACAGCCCACCCCTCGGCTGAGGGGGaataaaaatgggtgttttggaaCAGGTATTGTCAGCCATTTTGGGTATCCACATCGTTTGGAGTGACAGCCCATATCTTCAGCTGTCCCTACAGCCGGAATATAACTGCTGCATTTCAGTAAGCCACTATTCTGTATTTTATCCCGTTTATTCTATCTGTTcactgcattgttattgtatgtatattttgtttttatattttatctgacactttctttttgtattgctctgcactattgtgtattaaatttaAATATTAATAAGTCTTTTCTTTGTGGTCTTATAGAACTTTCTCTTTCAGAGGGAATAATGTTACCAGTAGTGTTTCAGAGGATTTTAGGTCCTATCTAGATAACTTGTGTTCCGGTGTTAAATTTGGGTTGAGAGAATatctgagtataggcccctattgccttatagtattGGTGGTGGCAGCTATTTtgatagaaaatattggggtgttagaatctaggggagtaagttagcataattccATCATCTAGAATAGATGGGTGGGAATTTCTGTGGTAAC
The sequence above is a segment of the Bufo gargarizans isolate SCDJY-AF-19 chromosome 6, ASM1485885v1, whole genome shotgun sequence genome. Coding sequences within it:
- the LOC122942159 gene encoding LOW QUALITY PROTEIN: uncharacterized protein LOC122942159 (The sequence of the model RefSeq protein was modified relative to this genomic sequence to represent the inferred CDS: inserted 1 base in 1 codon); the protein is MEKDSDLDIFLKSFEKVCRQFQLPPAEWAKYLTPGLRGKALEVFAALPTTMDQDYEAIKKALIQWFNLTPEVYRKQFRTFQRTGTDSYSDLXNHFRQWTQGWGVTTLEDLEDLMHLDQFLHTCSMEMRQFILEREPRTLDKAAQFADIYAASRGPESWKPAVPGWKGEQPPVNTFTPTRRSLGVTPAQVTRPAVDNGRCYVCNQVGHISTACTEKWKTTPLPKPSISSPAILFVGGKQRASCDNLHAVTVGNTVTMGLRDTGSEMTLVHPELVNSEDLIPGRTLTVAGVGGLIPALPMARVYLDWGAGRGMMEVGVTDKIPTNVLVGTDLGRLVSRYIPSDIEEDTGERAAPCELAPVAYGDIETKPTMKCDNSVFTNVLEFHNDTVPNDNLNVVTNALGEICITNNNVEVDMCSSNDNVLCSSLVAGNVIKMHEVPVTSTSTLLHREGEKDVSICYETRSQSA